Proteins found in one Acidobacteriota bacterium genomic segment:
- a CDS encoding ABC transporter ATP-binding protein has translation MIESVRVDAGRKRLNVKKPRTPGTERLSGRSSSAQNFQVDDMIELYKVTKQVASGSETLTILDELSMVIPDGQFVAIVGPSGSGKSTLLGLIAGLDAPTSGKIKIDGVSINDLNEDALAELRGEKIGIVFQSFHLIPSLTAFENILVPMEIAGAKNAFAHAKELIEDVGLTARAHHYPSQLSGGEQQRVAIARAFANNPSILLADEPTGNLDSKNGGHILELMVNLNRKRKTTLVLITHDREIAAMADRLVSLRDGRVVSDSTSNAAVEENEALSV, from the coding sequence ATGATTGAATCTGTTCGGGTTGATGCGGGACGAAAACGTCTGAACGTCAAAAAACCAAGGACGCCCGGCACCGAACGCTTGAGCGGACGCTCATCCTCTGCGCAGAATTTTCAGGTAGACGACATGATCGAACTGTATAAAGTTACAAAGCAAGTTGCCTCCGGCAGTGAAACCTTAACCATTCTCGATGAATTAAGCATGGTAATCCCTGATGGTCAATTCGTCGCCATTGTCGGACCTTCCGGCAGCGGCAAATCGACGCTTCTCGGACTGATTGCCGGACTTGATGCGCCGACTTCGGGGAAAATAAAAATTGACGGCGTATCGATTAACGATTTAAACGAAGATGCGCTCGCAGAACTACGCGGCGAAAAAATCGGCATCGTCTTTCAATCGTTTCATCTCATTCCGTCGCTCACGGCATTTGAAAACATTCTGGTGCCGATGGAAATCGCCGGAGCCAAAAACGCTTTCGCGCATGCCAAAGAGTTAATCGAAGACGTAGGACTGACGGCGCGCGCCCATCATTACCCGTCGCAACTGTCGGGCGGCGAACAACAACGTGTAGCGATTGCCCGCGCCTTTGCCAATAATCCTTCGATATTGCTCGCAGATGAACCGACCGGCAACCTCGACTCGAAAAACGGCGGACACATTTTAGAGTTGATGGTCAACCTCAATCGCAAACGCAAAACCACATTGGTGTTGATTACTCACGACCGCGAAATCGCTGCGATGGCTGACCGACTGGTCTCCTTGCGCGACGGGCGCGTGGTCAGCGACAGCACCAGCAATGCGGCAGTAGAAGAAAACGAAGCACTTTCTGTTTAG
- a CDS encoding ThiF family adenylyltransferase translates to MINTYNFENFVNEVKAPPVQPELSWRAVVIQLTHEALPEFKDFCRRQQIAVIDTFDRQLADLALVKFPDTRNLKERQSFVTDRLAACGGQAVCGNWVYLPWEKKVAHLLSEDDYFEVITNRNQDKITRDEQQVLRTKRIGVIGLSVGGEAAVTVAQEHLCGEIRLADFDRLDLSNLNRLNAGFDELGTAKVLIAARRIARINPYLEVRIFDEGVTAENAIEFLDGLDLLIEECDHLQVKRDVRQLARGRDLNVIYAADERGFLSIEPYQYCADLRPFHGRAEQPQPPRQSFPTPLAFMQALALWLGGWENLSKRSQGSLERIGQSLCGYPQLASEARYAAGQLGHVARRLLLGEKLPPFIGNLDLAELI, encoded by the coding sequence ATGATTAACACATACAATTTTGAAAATTTTGTCAATGAGGTCAAAGCGCCACCTGTTCAGCCGGAATTGAGCTGGCGGGCGGTGGTCATTCAGTTGACGCATGAGGCTTTGCCGGAGTTCAAGGATTTTTGCCGGCGTCAGCAGATTGCGGTTATTGATACGTTTGACCGGCAACTCGCCGACCTCGCTCTGGTGAAATTTCCGGACACCCGAAACCTTAAAGAGCGGCAGTCGTTCGTCACCGACAGACTGGCGGCGTGTGGTGGGCAAGCCGTCTGCGGCAACTGGGTTTACCTGCCTTGGGAAAAGAAGGTTGCGCACCTGCTGAGTGAAGACGATTATTTCGAGGTAATCACCAACCGCAATCAAGACAAGATCACCCGTGATGAGCAGCAAGTATTGCGCACCAAACGCATAGGAGTAATCGGGCTGTCGGTCGGCGGTGAAGCTGCTGTGACGGTTGCCCAGGAACACTTGTGCGGCGAGATCAGGCTGGCTGATTTTGACCGGCTCGACCTGTCCAACCTGAATCGCCTCAACGCCGGTTTCGATGAACTCGGCACTGCCAAAGTGCTGATCGCAGCGCGCCGCATCGCGCGGATCAACCCTTATCTCGAAGTTAGAATTTTTGACGAAGGGGTGACGGCGGAAAATGCCATAGAGTTTCTGGATGGGCTAGACCTGCTCATTGAAGAATGTGATCACCTGCAAGTCAAACGCGATGTAAGACAACTGGCAAGAGGTCGTGACCTTAACGTCATATATGCTGCCGACGAACGCGGCTTCCTCAGCATTGAACCCTATCAATATTGTGCAGACTTACGTCCGTTCCACGGGCGCGCTGAACAACCGCAGCCGCCGCGCCAGTCCTTCCCGACACCGCTGGCGTTTATGCAGGCGCTCGCCCTCTGGTTGGGTGGTTGGGAAAATTTGTCCAAACGTTCGCAAGGCTCACTTGAGCGCATCGGTCAGTCGCTGTGCGGCTACCCGCAACTGGCTAGTGAGGCGCGCTATGCGGCAGGGCAACTTGGGCACGTCGCCCGCCGCCTCCTGCTTGGCGAAAAACTTCCCCCCTTCATCGGCAACCTAGACTTGGCTGAACTTATTTGA
- a CDS encoding cupin domain-containing protein: MNVDLEKLNAAVEFLVNRKTFLETIEQLSEAIEHSQESFVWSVIDLSSIECQLPEGIQSSWIFVLKKNAWSGCHYHPNSIQHMVTIKGQGMAKVAEEYQRMVPFAANDSLTDKWLVIGQGVPHEFFPENENMVVVSFHTCAASELEEVDCETGEKRVYEQAN; this comes from the coding sequence ATGAATGTTGACCTTGAAAAACTAAATGCCGCTGTCGAATTCCTCGTCAATCGAAAAACTTTCTTAGAGACCATTGAGCAATTGAGCGAGGCTATCGAACATTCTCAAGAATCATTCGTCTGGTCAGTAATTGACCTGAGTTCCATAGAGTGTCAACTGCCTGAAGGTATTCAATCAAGTTGGATTTTTGTTCTAAAGAAGAATGCTTGGTCAGGGTGCCATTATCATCCTAATAGTATTCAGCATATGGTGACCATCAAAGGACAGGGGATGGCGAAGGTCGCAGAGGAATACCAGCGGATGGTGCCGTTTGCAGCAAACGATTCACTGACCGATAAATGGCTTGTAATAGGTCAAGGCGTTCCGCATGAATTCTTTCCGGAAAACGAGAATATGGTGGTTGTCTCTTTTCACACGTGCGCAGCCAGCGAGTTGGAAGAAGTCGATTGCGAGACGGGTGAAAAGCGAGTATACGAGCAAGCAAACTGA
- a CDS encoding helix-turn-helix domain-containing GNAT family N-acetyltransferase, which translates to MMTISKLMKQIEAVRRFNRFYTRRIGALEEHLLQSPFSLTEARLIYELAYREKATATELGSELGLDAGYLSRLLARFKKRGLIAKQPSASDGRQAVLSLTEKGQQAFVELNAHSNEQIEATLNQLSPSEQNRLVGAMNTIERLLGERTEKNVPYIIRPHQLGDMGWVTHRQGLVYNEEYGWDEQYEAMVSEIVAKFIRNFDPKREYCWIAERDGEIIGSVFLVKRSKTVAQLRLLMVEPGARGLGIGKRLVNECVRFARQKGYKKLMLWTNSVLAAARHLYEEAGFQLVQEEAHHSFGKDLVGQVWELKL; encoded by the coding sequence ATGATGACAATCAGTAAACTGATGAAACAGATTGAGGCAGTGCGCCGGTTCAATCGGTTTTACACCAGGCGAATCGGGGCGCTGGAGGAACATTTGCTACAGAGTCCTTTTTCTCTGACGGAGGCGCGGCTGATTTATGAACTCGCGTACAGGGAAAAGGCGACGGCGACCGAGCTTGGCAGCGAGTTGGGTTTGGACGCAGGCTATCTCAGCCGCCTGTTAGCCCGATTCAAGAAACGCGGTTTGATCGCCAAACAGCCGTCCGCGAGTGATGGTCGCCAGGCAGTCTTGTCGTTGACCGAAAAAGGGCAACAGGCATTCGTGGAACTCAACGCTCACTCGAACGAGCAGATCGAGGCTACGCTCAATCAACTCTCGCCTTCCGAACAAAACCGTCTGGTCGGTGCCATGAACACGATTGAACGGTTGCTTGGCGAACGTACCGAAAAAAACGTCCCCTACATCATCCGCCCTCACCAACTCGGTGATATGGGTTGGGTCACCCACCGGCAAGGATTGGTTTACAACGAGGAGTACGGTTGGGATGAGCAATATGAAGCGATGGTGTCGGAGATCGTGGCGAAGTTCATCCGCAACTTTGACCCCAAGCGCGAATATTGCTGGATTGCCGAGCGCGACGGCGAAATTATCGGCTCGGTCTTTCTGGTTAAGCGGTCGAAAACCGTCGCGCAATTACGGCTGCTGATGGTCGAACCGGGCGCCCGCGGACTCGGTATCGGCAAGCGACTGGTGAATGAGTGCGTGCGCTTTGCCCGTCAGAAAGGCTACAAAAAGCTCATGCTCTGGACTAACAGCGTGTTGGCTGCCGCCCGGCATCTTTATGAAGAAGCCGGATTTCAACTCGTTCAGGAAGAAGCGCACCACAGTTTCGGCAAGGACTTAGTGGGGCAGGTGTGGGAACTCAAGCTGTGA